Proteins co-encoded in one Dokdonella sp. genomic window:
- a CDS encoding EAL domain-containing protein has protein sequence MGEQEVSSASARISDAEPSCAPAANGDVWSRLAELAARSDADPELQAALGEALASQRALHSVAIAVATRYRSLVDAVPDAVTIHDELGRIVDANAAACRTYGYEREVLKTLSVHDLNPGLPPDHMERVLSEFRLGQTYTIETVNRRGDGMGFPVEVHSNAYFDGGDKRIVAVARDISSRHKADLELRASEARFRLLVEAMDKGVIVQDRRGRIVSCNPAACRIFARSSEQLRAMREAQFAEWKLLDEHGQPFPIEEMPNLRALRSGRAISNTVIGIYLPHIGAQRWLSVTSVPQFKEGCADVLQVVSTFTDVTAIKRESELFAQAQELAHIGGWQYGFDNDHIDWTRQIYVIFDLPLDSEITLERMMCCMPGESRTRFREALATVRRGDLVEIDLRMTSAIGRRRWIRIVARPIRHGDSVTALSGTLQDITEQKAVEDQLRRKAMTDPLTGLPNRDVMLEAIAAEIAEAGSQGGPSLLHINLDRFRTVNDLLGYGAGDRLLAVVAERLRANLAGEWLCARIGGDEFMVLLPADCDEDQCQRTAEALASAFAEPFRVDDHEMRLTLSTGIAQHPEDGATLHQLMSHAGAAMVEAKRRGRNLWQRFTPALARRASHRVHIESQLRRAIDAGEFQLEFQPQLDLATRRVRSAEALLRWTNHDLGEVSPDLFVPYAEANGDIVAIGEWTIRETCRQLRQWRNDGLDLAHVAVNVSYRQVLGGSLTSCIVSALREFDLPGEALELELTERVLIEDLSDSQQTFSILQGLGVRMVIDDFGEGYSALGYLRRLPIEGIKISHRFMQHIPVVAADMAICEAIIRIGQSLDLEVIAEGVENEQQLDFLATRGMCIAQGYLFSRPLRANDFAAYARACNARSEVRSSRQRGA, from the coding sequence ATGGGTGAGCAAGAGGTCTCAAGCGCATCAGCTCGCATTTCGGATGCGGAACCTTCCTGCGCGCCGGCCGCAAACGGCGATGTCTGGTCCCGACTCGCGGAACTGGCCGCACGTTCCGATGCCGACCCTGAGCTTCAGGCTGCGCTCGGCGAGGCACTCGCATCGCAACGCGCCCTTCACAGCGTCGCCATCGCCGTCGCCACGCGCTACCGCAGCCTGGTCGACGCCGTACCCGATGCGGTCACCATCCACGATGAACTTGGCCGCATCGTCGACGCGAATGCCGCAGCCTGCCGCACCTACGGATACGAACGCGAAGTGCTGAAGACGCTCAGCGTCCACGACCTCAATCCCGGCCTGCCACCTGACCACATGGAGCGCGTGCTCTCCGAGTTTCGCCTCGGCCAGACCTACACGATCGAAACCGTCAACCGACGCGGCGACGGCATGGGCTTCCCGGTCGAAGTGCACTCCAACGCCTACTTCGACGGCGGCGACAAGCGCATCGTCGCTGTCGCGCGCGACATCAGCTCGCGCCACAAGGCCGATCTCGAACTGCGAGCATCGGAAGCACGCTTCCGCTTGCTCGTCGAAGCGATGGACAAGGGCGTGATCGTGCAGGATCGGCGCGGACGCATCGTCTCGTGCAATCCAGCCGCGTGCCGCATCTTCGCGCGCAGCAGCGAGCAATTGCGTGCCATGCGTGAAGCACAATTCGCCGAGTGGAAGCTGCTCGACGAGCATGGCCAGCCGTTCCCGATCGAGGAAATGCCTAACCTGCGCGCGCTGCGCAGCGGCCGCGCGATCAGCAATACCGTCATCGGCATCTATCTGCCGCACATCGGTGCGCAACGCTGGCTGTCGGTGACTTCGGTACCGCAATTCAAGGAGGGTTGCGCCGATGTCCTTCAGGTCGTGTCGACCTTCACCGATGTGACCGCGATCAAGCGCGAATCCGAACTGTTCGCACAGGCCCAGGAACTTGCCCATATCGGTGGCTGGCAATACGGCTTCGACAACGACCACATCGACTGGACGCGGCAGATCTACGTGATCTTCGACCTGCCCCTCGATTCCGAGATCACCCTCGAACGCATGATGTGCTGCATGCCTGGCGAATCGCGTACACGCTTTCGCGAGGCACTCGCCACGGTGCGTCGTGGCGATCTGGTCGAGATCGACCTGCGCATGACCTCGGCGATCGGCCGCCGGCGCTGGATACGCATCGTCGCCCGCCCGATCCGCCACGGCGACAGCGTCACTGCGCTCAGCGGCACCCTGCAGGACATCACCGAGCAGAAAGCCGTCGAGGACCAGTTGCGCCGCAAGGCGATGACCGACCCGCTGACCGGACTGCCGAACCGCGATGTCATGCTCGAAGCCATTGCTGCGGAGATCGCCGAAGCAGGCAGCCAAGGCGGCCCTTCCTTGCTGCATATCAACCTCGACCGCTTCCGCACGGTCAATGATCTGCTCGGATATGGCGCTGGCGACCGCCTGCTCGCCGTCGTCGCCGAACGCCTGCGCGCGAACTTGGCGGGCGAATGGCTGTGCGCGCGCATCGGTGGTGACGAGTTCATGGTGTTGCTGCCGGCCGACTGCGACGAGGACCAGTGCCAGCGCACGGCCGAAGCGCTTGCCAGCGCGTTCGCTGAACCATTCCGCGTCGACGACCACGAAATGCGCCTGACCCTGTCGACCGGCATTGCGCAGCATCCGGAAGATGGCGCGACGTTGCACCAGTTGATGAGCCATGCCGGCGCCGCCATGGTCGAAGCCAAGCGACGTGGCCGCAACCTCTGGCAACGCTTCACACCGGCACTCGCGCGCCGCGCGAGCCATCGCGTACACATCGAATCGCAACTGCGCCGCGCCATCGACGCCGGCGAGTTCCAACTGGAGTTCCAACCGCAGCTCGACCTTGCCACGCGACGCGTTCGCAGCGCCGAAGCCCTGCTGCGCTGGACCAACCACGACCTGGGCGAAGTTTCGCCTGATCTGTTCGTTCCGTATGCCGAGGCGAACGGCGATATCGTTGCGATCGGTGAGTGGACGATCCGCGAAACCTGCCGCCAGCTCAGGCAATGGCGCAACGATGGCCTCGACCTCGCCCACGTCGCGGTCAACGTCTCGTACCGGCAGGTGCTCGGAGGCTCGCTCACCAGCTGCATCGTCTCCGCGCTGCGCGAGTTCGACCTGCCCGGCGAGGCGCTCGAACTCGAACTGACCGAACGCGTATTGATCGAGGACCTGAGCGACAGCCAGCAGACCTTCTCGATCCTGCAGGGCCTCGGCGTGCGCATGGTCATCGACGATTTCGGCGAGGGCTATTCGGCACTCGGATACCTGCGCCGCCTGCCGATCGAAGGCATCAAGATCAGTCACCGCTTCATGCAACACATCCCGGTCGTTGCCGCCGACATGGCGATCTGTGAGGCGATCATCCGTATTGGTCAGAGCCTCGACCTCGAGGTCATCGCCGAAGGCGTCGAGAACGAGCAGCAACTCGACTTTCTCGCCACACGCGGCATGTGCATTGCCCAGGGATATCTGTTCAGCCGACCGCTGCGCGCAAACGATTTCGCCGCCTACGCGCGCGCGTGCAATGCACGCAGCGAAGTGCGCAGCAGCAGGCAGCGCGGCGCCTAG